From Chroogloeocystis siderophila 5.2 s.c.1, one genomic window encodes:
- a CDS encoding helix-turn-helix transcriptional regulator yields the protein MPHENPLVLDREDKVLQIFPRPPILTSFQAGWDGIMLGYMCQPADEVPEMYSPRWHSIAIFTHGNYAIHADRKLDGRFHQDAVFGGDIVIAPANVSTQASWNAEGDFILLALEKDTFARAVDDTSEEVDIIPHFATPDPLVFQIGLALKTVLASDQNSRLYAETMANALSVHLLQHYSARKPIREYAGGLSKRKLQQVVDYINDYLDRDLGLAELAAVVQMSPHYFCHLFKQSIGLTPHQYVIRTRVERAKVLLLQGAAIADTAYKVGFANQSHLNRHFKRIVGVTPKQLLQK from the coding sequence ATGCCACATGAGAACCCGTTAGTTCTGGATCGAGAAGATAAAGTTTTACAGATTTTCCCACGTCCACCAATTCTCACAAGTTTTCAGGCGGGTTGGGATGGCATTATGCTGGGCTATATGTGTCAGCCAGCGGATGAAGTTCCTGAGATGTATAGTCCACGTTGGCACTCAATTGCTATTTTCACGCACGGTAATTATGCTATTCATGCAGATCGCAAATTAGATGGACGCTTTCATCAAGACGCAGTATTTGGTGGAGATATTGTTATTGCTCCTGCAAATGTTTCGACTCAAGCAAGTTGGAATGCTGAAGGCGACTTCATTCTCTTAGCACTTGAGAAAGATACGTTTGCTCGCGCTGTTGATGATACCTCTGAAGAGGTCGATATTATACCACACTTTGCAACACCTGATCCACTTGTTTTTCAAATCGGTTTAGCACTAAAGACAGTACTTGCAAGCGATCAAAACAGTCGTCTCTATGCGGAGACAATGGCAAACGCCTTAAGCGTTCATCTATTACAGCACTATTCAGCACGAAAACCAATACGCGAATATGCAGGTGGTTTATCAAAACGCAAATTGCAGCAAGTTGTTGATTATATTAATGACTATTTAGACCGAGATTTGGGCTTAGCTGAACTTGCAGCCGTGGTGCAGATGAGTCCGCATTATTTTTGTCACTTGTTTAAACAGTCAATCGGGTTAACTCCGCATCAGTACGTAATTCGCACTCGAGTGGAACGTGCTAAAGTGTTACTTCTTCAAGGTGCAGCGATCGCAGATACTGCCTACAAAGTCGGTTTTGCTAACCAAAGCCATCTTAATCGACACTTTAAACGTATAGTAGGCGTGACCCCCAAACAACTCCTACAAAAATAG